In a single window of the Gossypium hirsutum isolate 1008001.06 chromosome A13, Gossypium_hirsutum_v2.1, whole genome shotgun sequence genome:
- the LOC107929514 gene encoding laccase-17, whose product MGVSLLPSPAFLVFFSFFTFCLLVDPVLGITRHYKFDVKLHNVTLLCHTRSIISVNGQFPGPRIVAREGDQLLIKVVNHVHNNVSIHWHGIRQLRSGWADGPAYVTQCPIQTGQSYVYNFTIVGQRGTLFWHAHISWLRATLYGPFVILPKRGVPYPFAKPYKEVPIVFGEWFNADPEAVISQAFQTGGGPNISDAYTINGLPGPLYNCSAKDTFKLKVKPGKTYLLRLINAALNDELFFSIANHTLTAVDVDAIYVKPFETETLLITPGQTTNVILKTKPSYPNATFFMTARPYVTGQGTFDNSTVAGILEYESPPNSLHSSKMFPLFKPILPALNDTSFATNFASRLRSLASAQYPANVPRKVDKHFFFTVGLGTSPCQHNQTCQGPNGTKFAASVNNISFTMPTTALLQAHFFGQSNGVYTPDFPGTPTIPFNYTGTPPDNTVVINGTKVVVLPFNTSV is encoded by the exons atgggaGTTTCTCTTCTTCCATCACCAGCATTTCTggttttcttctcatttttcacTTTCTGTCTACTTGTTGACCCCGTACTTGGGATCACCAGGCACTACAAGTTTGAT GTCAAGTTGCATAATGTGACACTTTTGTGTCATACAAGGAGCATTATTTCAGTGAATGGACAATTTCCAGGGCCTCGCATTGTAGCAAGGGAGGGTGATCAGCTTCTAATAAAAGTGGTCAACCATGTGCATAACAATGTTTCTATCCACTG GCATGGCATTCGACAGCTTCGAAGTGGGTGGGCAGATGGGCCAGCATATGTGACTCAATGTCCCATACAAACTGGTCAAAGCTACGTTTACAACTTCACCATTGTAGGCCAAAGAGGAACTCTCTTCTGGCACGCCCATATATCATGGCTAAGAGCCACTCTTTACGGTCCCTTTGTCATTCTTCCTAAGCGCGGCGTACCTTACCCTTTTGCTAAGCCTTACAAGGAAGTTCCCATCGTCTTCG GAGAGTGGTTCAATGCAGATCCTGAGGCTGTTATTAGCCAGGCATTCCAGACTGGTGGAGGTCCAAATATCTCTGATGCTTATACCATCAATGGTCTCCCTGGACCACTTTATAACTGCTCAGCCAAAG ATACATTCAAGCTGAAGGTGAAGCCTGGCAAAACTTACCTTCTGCGTTTAATCAATGCGGCACTCAACGATGAGCTCTTCTTCAGTATAGCAAATCACACACTAACTGCTGTTGATGTCGATGCCATTTATGTTAAACCATTTGAGACTGAAACACTTCTCATCACCCCTGGTCAAACTACAAATGTGATCCTTAAGACTAAACCAAGCTATCCAAATGCCACTTTCTTCATGACTGCTAGACCTTATGTGACAGGCCAAGGAACATTTGATAATTCAACTGTTGCCGGTATTTTAGAATACGAGTCACCACCCAACAGCCTTCATTCGAGCAAAATGTTTCCCTTGTTTAAACCAATTCTACCTGCTTTGAATGACACTTCCTTTGCTACAAATTTCGCGAGTAGACTCCGTAGCTTGGCCAGTgctcaatatcctgccaatgtgCCTCGGAAGGTCGATAAGCATTTTTTCTTCACAGTTGGTCTTGGAACCAGCCCATGCCAGCATAACCAAACCTGCCAAGGACCTAATGGAACCAAGTTTGCAGCTTCAGTGAATAATATATCGTTTACAATGCCGACTACAGCACTACTCCAGGCCCATTTCTTCGGCCAATCTAACGGAGTTTACACCCCTGATTTTCCTGGCACTCCGACAATTCCCTTTAACTATACAGGCACACCACCTGACAATACTGTGGTAATAAACGGAACAAAGGTAGTAGTGCTTCCTTTTAACACTTCCGTGTAG